CTTCACCGGGATGAACTTGCGGCCGAAGTTGTCCCAGAACGTGTTCTCGCCCTCGCTGCTGACTGGCGCCATCATCTCGGCGAGGATGCGATCGGCGAAGAACTTGCGGTAGAGGCCGATGAAGTGGAAACGGACGAATGAGAGGAAGCGGCCGGGACGGAGGTGATTGCCGCGGTAACTCGGTTGGATGATGAGCCCGCCGATCTCGGTCGGCCCGCTCTCATCGCCGTACAACTGGCCGACCTTGTGCGTGGAGGAATACGAAAGCGGCTCAGAGCGGAAGGTGCGCTCGGTGATCTTCATGGCCCAGTTGGGGTCGCCGGGGCCGCCCTGATGCGCGCGGATCTGCGACGTGCCGATGACCGAGCGTGTATCGGTATCGATCATCGTGAAGACGAAGAGGTCACTACTCTCGTACATCGATGCCGACTTGCGGCCCTTGGTCGGCTTCGGTTCTTTCACCTTGCCCGCGGCACGGCCGAACGCAAGATTGCTCTGCTCGATCTTTCCGGCGATGATCTGTTCGTTGGGCGGCAGGTTGATGAAGTAGACCATTTTCGCGAGCCGGAGAAAGGTCGCGACGTCTTCGAGCTTGGATTGCCGGATAAGGAACAAGCGGACCCTCCGTGGTGGATTACAGGCCCGGGCGCCTGCGGGGAGGGCATGGTAGATCACAAAGGCGTTGTCGGCCTTTTTTGGAGCAGAAAAGCGCTATTCGCCCTCAGGCCGGAACCGCGGCGAACGCCTTTTCAAGACAAGCGAAGACGCGCGGCCAATCTTCGAGCTTCATGACTCCCATGGGCGGGAGCATGCGGAGGTGGTACGGACCGTGGCCGCAGTAGAAGAGCACGACTCCGTGCTCGAAGGCGGTCTTGCAGAAGCCGGCGACTTTTTCCTTCTTGCCGCCGAAGGGGGTGAAGCGCATCATGCCGCCGGTGCCGCCGACGAGCATGTTTCCGCCCCCGCCGAGCGCGGGCACCGCCGGGAAGTGGCCGGGGAATTTCGCGATCAGTTTGTTCATCTCGACGCGGAAGGCCTGCTGATGCTTGACGATGATTCCGTTGTCGCCGTAGTAGTTGCCGTCGCGCAGACGCTCGATGATGCGCTTGCCGACGCGGAACGACGGGCCTTCGCCGGTGAACGTGCCGCTGAGGAGGCCGGGCTTTGGGTTGTACTCCTCGCTGAACATGGTGACGCAGGCCTGCGTGAGCTTGCCGGCGCAGAAGACATCGATGTACTGGCCGAGGTCAAAGTGCTCGTACGCGAAGAGGCGGTTCGTCCGCGCAAACGTCTGGATCTCGTCGTCCCAGATCGCGATCTTGTTCGCCTTGCACACATCCATCAGCGCCTTGAAGAAATCGCGGTCGCCGACGTTGAACCCGCCTTCGCCCTGAATCATCTCGAAGATGAAGCAGGCGTGCTGGCCGGGGTAGCGCGTGATGTACTCCTGCAATTGCGCGACGGCGCCGTCGATGAACTTGGTCTTGCCGATGCGTTCCGCGGCAACTTCATCCCAGAAGGGCATGTAGTCCACCAGCGTGCTGAGCGGGATGCCCTGGCGATAATCGGCGGTGTCGCCAATCTGCGCCATGGTGATGCTTCGGCCCATGAAGCAGTCTTTGAACGCGATCACGCGGCTCGCGGGCGCATGCTTCTGGAAGCAAACCTTGAGCGCGTTCTCGTTGACCATCGCGCCCGAGGTGCTCACGTAGACATAGCGCAGCCGGCTGTTCTTCTTGGCTTCGGTCGCCAGAGTTTCCGCAAACTCGTAGGCGTCCATGTTGGACTGGAGATTGCCGCTCTTGACGGTGTCGTCGAGCGAACCGATGAGGCTCTCCTTGATGAGGTCGGCGTCGCTGTGCCCGAAGTAGTGGACGCCGATGCCGCAGATCATGTCCCATTTCACGCTGCCGTCGGAGAGCTCGACGAGAGCGCCGTTGCCGATGCCGGAGCCGATGTAGGGATAAAGGAGTGCCCGGCCCCGGGTTTCGGCTGCGCGGGCCATGAGCGCGTCGTAGGACTGCTTGAGCGCGGGGTTGGGCGGACGCACATCGGTGATCTGCGCACTCTTGCTTTGCAGATCGGCGACAATCGCATCGATCGCGGCGTGCACCGCCGGGCTGGCTTTCAACTGAGCCCCCACTGTTTCGGCGGCTCCTGCCGCGTGATGAATCGAAGGTAAAACCGTCTTGGCAACCTGTGTCATGGTCACTCCGTGCGGGCGCGGGTCGATTCGACCCTCTTCAGCCCCGTGCTTGCTTCGACCATTCTTGGAAGGATCGCTCCGAAAGTCTTGAGATGAGCACGGCGAGCAATTGGCAGCGCTCCACGAGGCTGCTCAGGTCGATCCATTCCTGGGGCGTGTGAAGCCCGCCTCCCCGAACCCCGAGCGTGTCGATCGTCGGCAACCCTTCGGCTTGCAGGTTGTTTCCCTCGCAGACGCCTCCGGTCTTGCCGAACGGGAGTTTCTGTCCGAGGTCTTCGGCGCTCGACCGGGCGAGATTGGCGAGAACCATCGTGCCGTCCGTCGTGGGCTTTGCGGGTCGGTTGAGCGTCGATTGCACATCGATCGTGGCCTTGCCGGCGGCGGCGCTGCACGCGGAGTGGATGCCGCGGATCGCGGCCTCGCCCTGCTCGGGCTTGGCGAAGCGGAGATTGCCCCACGCCATCGCCGAATCGGGCACGATGTTGGTAGCGGTGCCGCCCTGAATGATCCCGACGCTGACGATGAGCCCATCGTCGGGCGCGGCCAGAGACGCAATTGGCGGAATGGCGCGGGCGAGCGCATCGATCGCGGAAACGCCGCTCTTGAAATCGCGACCGACGTGTGCGGGGTTGCCGGTGGCCTCGATAAAGAACTGCCCGCTCCCGGGTCGCTCGATCACGAGCCCCCCATCGGCCATGGCCGGTTCGAGCGCGAGCCCGACATCGTGCAATTTCGCCTGCTCGCGCAGAAATCGGCCGGCGGCATACGAGCCTGTCTCTTCATCGGTGGAGAAAATGAACGACCACGTGCACGGAATGCCGCAATCTTCGATGGCTTCAAGCGCGGCGACGGCGATGACGAGCCCGCCCTTCATGTCCACACAGCCGGGGCCGGTCGCCGACTTGCCATCGGGCGCGATTTTCAATTCGCGGAACGGGCTGTCCGGTTCGTGCACGGTATCAACGTGACCGCTGAGCAGAATGCGGGTGGCGCCGGAAGATTTTTTCGAGCAGATCGCCACGCTGCGCTGAGACATCTCGTCCGCGCCTGCGAAAAGCCAGTGCGGCGGTCGCTCGCCCTTTTCGCTGTAGATACTCGCGCCGAGTTTCTCGAGTCTGCGCGTGAAAAGCCCGAGCGATTCATCCATCGCGGGCGCCGAGATACCTCCGGTCGGAAGATTCACGTGCGTGCGAAGGTCGTCGAGCAGTTTCGTGCTCGAGCCGCGAATCATGTCGGACAGCCGGCGTTCGCTCGGACTCAGGGCCATGCCTGAGAGTATCGCCCGACGGAAGAAACAGCACGCTCGCGACCAGCGCCAGCACCACGATTGCCGCGGCGGCGAGAGTCACAGTTTTCAACCGCGAAACAACCCGATCGATCGGCAGTTTGTCGAGCGGCAGGCCGACGATCGACGCGAGGTGGGCTTGACGCCCCTCGACCGTGCCGTGACGCCAGGTGAATCGCTCCGGTGGGATTCCGTTGAGGCGGGAGACCGTTTCAAGGGCGTCGATCATGGAGGCAGCACTTTCGTGCGTGATTTCGTGGCTTGCGGGCGGCGGCACGCCCCCTTCCGGCGCGGGTTGAAACCGGCTGAGATCCTTTGCCGCGAAGGCGTCGGCCTGCAATTCGAAACGGCGGCTGACAAAGCCGAGCATGAGTACGCCGGGGCCCGCTGTCGCAAGGATTCCCACCACAGACAGCCACCACGACTCCGGAAGTTTCAGGAATTCCAGCATCACGGCAAGAATCACGGCACCGA
The DNA window shown above is from Phycisphaeraceae bacterium and carries:
- a CDS encoding arginine N-succinyltransferase, yielding MFLIRQSKLEDVATFLRLAKMVYFINLPPNEQIIAGKIEQSNLAFGRAAGKVKEPKPTKGRKSASMYESSDLFVFTMIDTDTRSVIGTSQIRAHQGGPGDPNWAMKITERTFRSEPLSYSSTHKVGQLYGDESGPTEIGGLIIQPSYRGNHLRPGRFLSFVRFHFIGLYRKFFADRILAEMMAPVSSEGENTFWDNFGRKFIPVKYAEADRFCQHNRRFIPELLPREEIYFSLFSLEVQNMVGEVAPETVPARRLLESMGFRYRGMIDPFDGGPHLDAPTDQIELVKKTRSLPLVAPSSGRLGSHGIVSVLTKDAEFRAIEAPCAVEKGGIRLSEEVMGALEVAPGAQIGFTPVAPAETASHHEAPTKKAKPTAQKSGKPVRRGKVKA
- a CDS encoding aminotransferase class III-fold pyridoxal phosphate-dependent enzyme: MTQVAKTVLPSIHHAAGAAETVGAQLKASPAVHAAIDAIVADLQSKSAQITDVRPPNPALKQSYDALMARAAETRGRALLYPYIGSGIGNGALVELSDGSVKWDMICGIGVHYFGHSDADLIKESLIGSLDDTVKSGNLQSNMDAYEFAETLATEAKKNSRLRYVYVSTSGAMVNENALKVCFQKHAPASRVIAFKDCFMGRSITMAQIGDTADYRQGIPLSTLVDYMPFWDEVAAERIGKTKFIDGAVAQLQEYITRYPGQHACFIFEMIQGEGGFNVGDRDFFKALMDVCKANKIAIWDDEIQTFARTNRLFAYEHFDLGQYIDVFCAGKLTQACVTMFSEEYNPKPGLLSGTFTGEGPSFRVGKRIIERLRDGNYYGDNGIIVKHQQAFRVEMNKLIAKFPGHFPAVPALGGGGNMLVGGTGGMMRFTPFGGKKEKVAGFCKTAFEHGVVLFYCGHGPYHLRMLPPMGVMKLEDWPRVFACLEKAFAAVPA